A single window of Desulforegulaceae bacterium DNA harbors:
- a CDS encoding FGGY-family carbohydrate kinase produces the protein MESLVLSIDCGTQSLRVHIFDLKGNLLAGERTEYLPYFSKNPGWAEQNPDIFWGSTINGIKKLKQRNPELIDKIKGIGITAQRNTMICCDKNGNHLRDAITWLDQRKAAPVFKPNSFVKAGAKALGMLETIYKVQTEGKSNWIKQNEAQIWDKTFKYLQVSGFLNFKLTGEFKDSKASQIGHLPFNYKKMNWALNGEIQSLLFPIEKSKLPELVEPGDLIGKLSLKAAKETGLKKGIPIIACGSDKGCETIGMGVYSPEIASLSFGTTATVQTTSKKYFEPIKFMPAYPAPYPGHYNPEVEIFRGYWMITWYKNEFAHPEINESQKTGILPEVLLNKLLDKTPPGAMGLILQPFWSPGLNHLDAKGAIIGFGDVHTRAHVYRAVIEGLSFALYDGLLKIEKKSKIKVKKLAVSGGASQSDNICQISADIFNRPIIRGKTSETSGLGAAIITAAGLGFYKDIKEAGENMVEYGDKFYPDKSNALLYKKIYKNVYSKIYHALEPVYKEIRKITGYPEIYK, from the coding sequence ATGGAATCTCTTGTTTTATCCATAGACTGCGGTACTCAAAGTTTAAGAGTGCATATATTTGATTTAAAGGGCAATCTTCTTGCCGGAGAAAGAACTGAATATCTTCCATATTTCAGTAAAAACCCTGGATGGGCTGAACAAAATCCTGATATTTTCTGGGGAAGCACAATAAATGGAATAAAAAAACTTAAACAAAGAAATCCTGAATTGATAGATAAAATTAAAGGAATAGGAATAACTGCCCAAAGAAATACAATGATTTGCTGTGATAAAAACGGCAACCATTTAAGAGATGCAATCACCTGGCTTGACCAAAGAAAAGCAGCCCCTGTTTTTAAGCCGAATTCTTTTGTAAAAGCAGGAGCAAAAGCCCTTGGAATGCTTGAAACAATTTATAAAGTTCAAACCGAGGGAAAATCCAATTGGATAAAGCAAAATGAAGCACAAATCTGGGATAAAACATTTAAATACCTTCAAGTGTCAGGTTTTTTAAATTTTAAATTAACAGGTGAATTTAAAGACTCAAAAGCTTCTCAAATTGGTCATTTACCCTTTAATTATAAAAAAATGAACTGGGCTTTAAATGGCGAAATCCAGTCTCTTTTATTTCCCATTGAAAAATCAAAACTTCCAGAACTGGTAGAACCCGGAGATTTAATAGGAAAGCTCAGTTTAAAAGCTGCTAAAGAAACCGGACTTAAAAAAGGAATCCCTATAATAGCCTGCGGTTCTGATAAAGGCTGTGAAACCATTGGAATGGGAGTATATTCTCCTGAAATTGCTTCTTTAAGCTTTGGAACCACTGCCACTGTTCAAACAACCAGCAAAAAATATTTTGAGCCAATAAAATTCATGCCTGCCTATCCTGCCCCTTATCCAGGACATTATAATCCTGAAGTGGAAATCTTCAGGGGATATTGGATGATAACCTGGTATAAAAACGAGTTTGCCCATCCTGAAATAAACGAATCCCAAAAAACAGGGATTTTACCTGAAGTGCTTTTAAACAAACTTCTTGACAAAACTCCTCCAGGAGCCATGGGGCTTATTCTTCAGCCTTTTTGGAGTCCTGGATTAAATCATCTTGATGCTAAAGGCGCCATCATAGGTTTTGGAGATGTTCATACAAGAGCCCATGTTTACAGAGCAGTAATTGAAGGATTGTCATTTGCTCTTTATGACGGGCTTTTAAAAATTGAAAAAAAATCAAAAATAAAAGTAAAAAAACTTGCTGTTTCAGGAGGAGCCTCCCAAAGTGACAATATCTGCCAGATTTCAGCTGATATTTTCAACAGACCAATAATCAGAGGAAAAACTTCCGAAACTTCAGGGCTTGGGGCTGCAATAATAACAGCAGCAGGACTTGGTTTTTATAAAGACATTAAAGAAGCCGGAGAAAATATGGTTGAATATGGGGATAAGTTTTATCCTGATAAATCCAATGCTTTATTATATAAAAAAATTTACAAAAATGTTTATTCAAAAATTTATCATGCTTTAGAGCCTGTTTATAAAGAAATTAGAAAAATCACAGGTTATCCTGAAATTTATAAATAA
- a CDS encoding GntR family transcriptional regulator, with the protein MNKPVKPGAHARSKIIRKIIKGEWEPGTNLPSERKLSKHLGVTRATLREVLKLVEKEGWISIKHGKSSTVNNFWDVGGLGILTGLNENKDLFPFPLIIDLLEVRAGILPICAKTAFNKNLDSFNQLMNLKIPQENSSPKEFTLYDWQLQEKIVEFSENRVYKLLFNDFKPLFLYFGEKYFKLKKAKTSSTTFYNELKSILAQNKNPEFLISESMKESISIWKKLNGS; encoded by the coding sequence ATGAACAAACCTGTCAAACCCGGTGCCCATGCAAGAAGTAAAATAATAAGAAAAATAATTAAAGGTGAATGGGAACCCGGAACAAATCTTCCTTCGGAAAGAAAACTTTCCAAACATCTTGGAGTTACAAGAGCAACCTTAAGAGAAGTGCTTAAACTCGTGGAAAAAGAAGGTTGGATTTCCATAAAGCACGGGAAATCATCCACAGTAAACAACTTCTGGGATGTGGGAGGCCTTGGAATTTTAACAGGACTCAATGAAAATAAAGATCTTTTCCCTTTTCCATTAATTATTGATCTGCTTGAAGTCAGGGCTGGAATTCTTCCCATTTGTGCCAAAACCGCTTTTAATAAAAACCTTGATTCTTTTAATCAGCTAATGAACCTTAAAATTCCCCAAGAAAATTCATCCCCAAAAGAGTTTACCCTTTATGATTGGCAGCTTCAGGAAAAAATTGTGGAATTCTCTGAAAACAGGGTTTACAAGCTTCTTTTCAATGATTTCAAACCTTTATTTTTATATTTTGGTGAAAAATATTTTAAACTGAAAAAAGCAAAAACTTCATCAACAACCTTTTACAATGAACTTAAATCTATTTTGGCCCAAAATAAAAACCCTGAATTTTTGATATCTGAATCAATGAAAGAATCAATATCTATCTGGAAAAAACTCAATGGGAGTTAA
- a CDS encoding FAD-dependent oxidoreductase, whose amino-acid sequence MEDQSFDIIIIGGGITGAGIFNEISCSGLKILIIDKGDFGSGTSSKSSKLVHGGLRYLKDGNLHLTHESVVHRERLLNEAKGLVSPIEFIMPLYKGQSPGKLSMKAGLCIYDLMALKLRHKYIDKKNLLTKFSNLNLENLNGGFSFVDAAVDDSALVARLINEGLRSKNTYFENYCEVVKIEDIKGSKIVHGKTESGKIKKLKTKIIINASGVYASNLSSLPEKNSFIRPLKGSHLTIKNKLNLDFALSFTHPKDKRPVFFIPFEGVLILGTTDIDANSFKDLKINKKEAAYLIEGANHILGKNKILDKDIISSFSGIRPVISSKNTNKPPSKESREHLVWENNKIISVTGGKLTTFRKLAWDTIKHLDRHFKKIKLKNKKDPVFKTLKSYSSDEELRLIGRYSFNADLKYCKINSLFKNIENTPISLAEVYCASKDETIKHLDDLLIRRTRLGLVLKNAGLDYMDEIKKISFENLGWDNDKWDFEIKRYISIYKKYFSPKII is encoded by the coding sequence ATGGAAGATCAAAGTTTTGACATAATCATAATTGGCGGAGGAATTACAGGGGCTGGTATTTTCAATGAGATTTCCTGCTCCGGACTTAAAATTCTTATAATTGACAAGGGCGATTTTGGGTCAGGCACTTCAAGCAAATCTTCAAAACTTGTTCATGGAGGATTGAGATACCTTAAAGATGGCAATCTTCATTTGACCCATGAATCTGTTGTCCATAGAGAAAGGCTTTTAAATGAAGCAAAAGGCCTTGTTTCTCCAATTGAATTTATAATGCCTTTGTATAAAGGCCAGTCCCCTGGAAAACTATCAATGAAAGCCGGGCTTTGTATTTATGATTTAATGGCTTTGAAATTGCGTCATAAATATATTGACAAAAAAAATCTTTTAACCAAATTTTCAAACTTAAACCTTGAAAATTTAAATGGGGGATTTTCTTTTGTTGATGCAGCAGTTGATGATTCTGCTCTTGTAGCAAGGCTTATAAATGAGGGTTTAAGATCTAAAAACACTTATTTTGAAAATTATTGTGAAGTTGTAAAAATTGAAGATATAAAAGGGAGTAAAATTGTTCATGGAAAAACAGAATCTGGGAAAATAAAAAAATTAAAAACAAAAATAATAATAAATGCTTCTGGAGTTTATGCTTCAAACTTATCTTCACTTCCTGAAAAAAACAGCTTTATAAGACCTTTAAAAGGAAGTCACCTTACAATAAAAAACAAATTAAATCTTGATTTTGCACTTTCATTTACTCATCCCAAAGATAAAAGACCTGTGTTTTTCATTCCCTTTGAAGGAGTTTTAATTCTTGGGACAACTGATATTGATGCAAATTCATTTAAAGACCTTAAAATAAATAAAAAAGAGGCAGCCTATCTTATTGAGGGGGCAAATCATATTCTTGGTAAAAATAAAATCCTAGATAAAGATATAATTTCTTCTTTTTCAGGAATAAGGCCTGTAATAAGTTCTAAAAACACCAACAAACCTCCTTCAAAAGAATCAAGGGAACATCTTGTCTGGGAAAACAATAAAATTATTTCTGTAACAGGTGGAAAACTTACAACTTTTAGAAAACTTGCCTGGGATACAATCAAACATCTTGATAGACATTTTAAAAAGATAAAATTAAAAAATAAAAAAGATCCTGTCTTTAAAACTTTAAAATCCTATTCTTCTGATGAAGAATTAAGACTGATTGGAAGATATTCTTTTAATGCTGATTTAAAATATTGTAAAATAAATTCACTTTTTAAAAACATAGAAAATACTCCCATAAGTTTAGCTGAAGTTTATTGTGCTTCAAAAGATGAAACAATAAAACACCTTGATGATTTGCTGATCAGAAGAACAAGACTTGGACTTGTTTTAAAAAATGCCGGGCTTGATTATATGGATGAAATAAAAAAAATAAGCTTTGAAAATCTTGGCTGGGATAATGATAAATGGGATTTTGAAATTAAAAGATATATTTCAATTTATAAAAAATATTTTTCACCAAAAATAATTTAA